A stretch of the Pseudomonas sp. ACM7 genome encodes the following:
- a CDS encoding aldo/keto reductase — MSLKDKLPGTLGFGTAPLGNMFRAIPEEEAMATVHAAWDAGVRYFDTAPFYGSGLSEIRLGAALAQYNRDDYVLSSKVGRVILDEVEDAAARDLGEKSGVFEHGRPNKIVNDYSADATMRSIEDSLKRLQTDRLDIVWVHDIAQDFYGDQWLEYFNQARTGAFKVLTRLREEGVIKGWGLGVNKVEPCELTLDLTEAQPDGFLLAGRYTLLDHDRALQRLMDAALAQNVEIVVGGPYSSGILAGGTHFEYQKASPAIINKVEQIKRIAAAHGVDIKAAALQFSLANPAVAAVIPGSSRPDRIAEDVAAMSAVIPAAFWQAMRDAKLVSERAPLPIIGG; from the coding sequence ATGAGCTTGAAAGACAAATTGCCTGGCACCCTCGGTTTCGGCACCGCTCCATTGGGCAACATGTTCCGCGCCATTCCTGAAGAAGAGGCGATGGCTACTGTCCACGCCGCCTGGGATGCCGGTGTGCGTTACTTCGACACCGCTCCGTTTTACGGCTCGGGCCTGTCGGAAATTCGTCTGGGCGCCGCGTTGGCCCAGTACAACCGTGACGACTATGTACTCAGCAGCAAAGTCGGTCGGGTCATTCTCGATGAAGTTGAAGATGCGGCGGCCCGTGACTTGGGCGAAAAAAGCGGCGTGTTCGAACACGGCCGCCCGAACAAGATCGTCAACGACTACAGCGCCGATGCCACGATGCGCTCCATCGAAGACAGCCTCAAGCGCCTGCAAACCGATCGTCTGGACATCGTCTGGGTGCATGACATCGCCCAGGACTTCTACGGCGATCAGTGGCTGGAATACTTCAACCAGGCCCGCACCGGCGCCTTCAAAGTGCTGACCCGTTTACGCGAAGAAGGCGTGATCAAGGGCTGGGGCCTGGGCGTGAACAAGGTTGAACCGTGCGAACTGACCCTGGATCTGACCGAAGCTCAGCCGGACGGTTTTCTGCTGGCGGGTCGCTACACGCTGCTCGACCACGACCGTGCCTTGCAGCGTTTGATGGATGCCGCGCTGGCGCAGAACGTCGAGATTGTGGTCGGTGGTCCTTACAGCTCGGGCATTTTGGCCGGTGGCACACACTTCGAGTACCAGAAAGCCAGCCCGGCGATCATCAATAAAGTCGAGCAGATCAAACGCATTGCTGCCGCGCATGGTGTCGACATCAAGGCAGCTGCGTTGCAGTTCTCGTTGGCTAACCCGGCCGTGGCGGCGGTGATTCCGGGGTCCAGCCGTCCGGACCGGATTGCTGAAGACGTTGCCGCGATGTCGGCCGTCATTCCCGCTG
- a CDS encoding LysR substrate-binding domain-containing protein, with the protein MIDIRQLRYFVAVAEEEHVGRAAERLHISQSPLSRQIAQLEERLGLTLFERSQQRIRLTRDGQTFLAETRALLTHANRLESLGKRLGRGEEGGLCIGYIENAMHAGVLPNALRVLRVDRPNVHVALYNLNSAEQLEGLRQRSLDIALVSEPPVADDPDLLGFQVLDDPMLLALPEHHLLANHTTLTPADLADQEWIGVQPRQDAASRDDFVSACIRAGFTPDIRMEATEPFTALGLVASGLGIAMIQKGLSRNAPPGVVLREVPWISFTTPLWAAWHRINLRPLVETFRKVLTEPCSADSP; encoded by the coding sequence ATGATCGACATCCGCCAATTGCGCTACTTCGTCGCCGTCGCCGAAGAAGAACACGTCGGTCGCGCCGCCGAACGCCTGCACATTTCCCAATCGCCCCTGAGCCGGCAGATCGCCCAGCTCGAAGAGCGCCTGGGCCTGACCCTGTTCGAACGCAGCCAGCAACGCATTCGCCTGACCCGCGATGGCCAGACTTTTCTGGCTGAAACCCGTGCCCTGCTGACCCACGCCAATCGCCTGGAATCCCTGGGCAAGCGCCTCGGTCGTGGTGAAGAAGGCGGCTTGTGCATCGGCTACATCGAAAACGCCATGCACGCCGGCGTCTTGCCCAATGCCTTGCGGGTGCTGCGGGTCGACCGGCCGAACGTTCACGTCGCGCTGTACAACCTGAATTCCGCCGAACAACTCGAAGGCCTGCGTCAGCGTAGTCTGGATATCGCACTGGTCAGCGAACCGCCCGTCGCCGACGACCCGGACCTGCTGGGTTTTCAGGTGCTGGACGATCCGATGCTGCTGGCCCTGCCCGAACATCATCTTTTGGCGAACCACACAACACTGACCCCGGCGGACCTGGCCGATCAGGAATGGATCGGCGTGCAACCCCGCCAAGACGCCGCCAGCCGCGACGACTTCGTCAGCGCCTGCATCCGCGCTGGTTTCACCCCGGACATTCGCATGGAAGCCACCGAACCTTTCACCGCGTTGGGATTGGTGGCATCGGGGCTGGGCATCGCCATGATTCAGAAAGGCCTGAGCCGCAACGCACCGCCCGGCGTGGTATTGCGGGAAGTGCCGTGGATTTCCTTCACCACGCCGCTGTGGGCCGCGTGGCACCGGATCAATTTGCGGCCGCTGGTGGAGACGTTCAGGAAGGTGCTGACGGAGCCATGTTCGGCTGACTCGCCCTGA